One Spirochaeta africana DSM 8902 genomic window carries:
- a CDS encoding protein NO VEIN domain-containing protein: protein MNNSVYPPHNWFEVAKKILIDARNNIHIADFKIKAKMKPLIIGHSYTYVLDVLNQLIVYGVILIYDGRLSIGSTDGIIWIQSALQNGYRDAWDMVEIVDGPCDECKKFDQEILKSIGDSGEKFVIYSIKSKLPSEMHSKIIHVADVNDYAGYDIYSPSVNNIEKNVKIEVKTSTRNRDQDIQFFLSRNEFEVGRRNRDWCIVFVSIDNGTKQILGHLYCYQIESRLPRDVDPSANWQNCKILVDTFLLHGGLP from the coding sequence ATGAATAATTCAGTGTATCCTCCTCATAATTGGTTTGAGGTTGCAAAAAAAATTTTAATAGACGCTCGAAATAATATTCACATTGCTGATTTTAAAATTAAAGCAAAAATGAAACCGCTTATTATCGGCCATTCTTACACTTATGTATTGGATGTATTAAACCAGCTCATTGTCTATGGTGTAATACTTATTTATGATGGGCGATTGTCTATTGGGAGTACTGATGGAATCATATGGATTCAAAGCGCTCTTCAAAATGGATATAGAGATGCATGGGATATGGTTGAAATAGTTGATGGTCCATGTGATGAGTGCAAAAAATTCGATCAAGAAATCTTAAAATCAATTGGTGATTCTGGTGAGAAATTTGTTATTTATTCAATTAAAAGTAAATTGCCATCAGAAATGCATAGCAAAATAATCCACGTTGCAGATGTAAATGATTATGCTGGTTATGATATATATTCACCCTCAGTTAACAATATTGAAAAAAATGTTAAAATAGAAGTAAAGACAAGCACAAGAAATAGAGATCAAGACATTCAATTCTTTTTATCAAGGAACGAATTTGAGGTGGGAAGACGAAATCGTGATTGGTGTATTGTTTTCGTCTCAATAGATAATGGAACTAAACAAATATTGGGACACTTATATTGCTACCAAATTGAATCAAGACTTCCAAGAGATGTGGATCCATCAGCAAATTGGCAAAATTGCAAGATACTTGTTGATACTTTTTTGCTGCATGGAGGTTTACCATGA
- a CDS encoding DEAD/DEAH box helicase, which translates to MKHSLILKYKDDNNTIHLIRGANVDDTHWSSVVLWWENNIVATNDRVEIPVQDFIYKRAWLRSSWIKDGGNVVIDKATENILRKALNNIDLFDNYLSQELIEKSDFDDSHLLRKLTLFQKRDITRLLELPSGANFSVPGAGKTTSSLVIWDSLRRHSNIEKLLVICPKSAFEAWTSEPEQVFFDTFNITVFNDEPINDNTDILVLNYEKLESNKRFLRIVNWVRSNPSMLVIDEAHRIKGGAKSIRWLRCKEISSHVKRVDLLSGTPMPQSFDDLRNLFAISWPHVPKTKLSDAVFKKMKRGSIFVRTTKNELGLPPLNISSHPVEMGEKQAEIYSALCRSYRGAFSLSPSEESYFGAKGRAVMTLIAAASNPGLLAGITREDAYLGLEWPPKDFLLSDSLLDLVQRYASIEMPPKYKWIREFGEKAHNENRKVLVWSNLIGNILALCRVLEPLNPVVIYGSTSNEDRVSGIKKFRNDPSCSILISNPQTLGEGVSLHKECHDAIFLDRSYNAGQYLQSLDRIHRLGLHKNQKTNIHLLISKFSIDQRIAPRIEYKIDQLAQALNDEGLVKNSLPDENEVYPDEILGIDQFDLDDLFSHLKSYE; encoded by the coding sequence TTGAAACATTCACTTATCCTTAAATATAAAGATGATAATAATACTATTCATTTAATTAGAGGTGCCAATGTAGACGATACTCATTGGTCTTCTGTTGTTCTTTGGTGGGAGAATAATATAGTAGCAACAAACGACCGAGTTGAAATTCCTGTACAAGATTTTATTTATAAGAGAGCATGGTTACGCAGTAGTTGGATAAAAGATGGCGGCAATGTTGTAATTGATAAAGCAACAGAAAACATATTAAGAAAAGCGCTCAACAACATAGATTTATTTGATAATTATTTATCACAAGAACTCATCGAGAAAAGCGACTTTGATGATAGTCATTTACTTAGAAAACTAACATTGTTCCAAAAAAGAGACATAACCAGATTGTTGGAGCTTCCGTCAGGGGCAAATTTTTCTGTTCCAGGAGCAGGCAAGACTACAAGCAGTTTGGTGATATGGGATTCTCTAAGAAGGCATAGTAATATTGAAAAGCTATTGGTAATCTGTCCTAAATCTGCTTTTGAAGCATGGACATCTGAGCCGGAACAGGTTTTTTTTGATACGTTTAACATTACAGTATTCAATGATGAGCCCATAAATGATAACACCGATATATTGGTATTGAATTATGAAAAGCTTGAGAGTAATAAACGCTTCTTAAGAATAGTCAATTGGGTTAGATCAAATCCATCTATGCTCGTTATTGATGAAGCGCATAGAATTAAAGGTGGAGCAAAATCAATTCGATGGCTTAGATGTAAAGAAATATCGAGTCATGTTAAAAGGGTTGACCTCCTATCTGGAACACCAATGCCTCAGAGTTTTGATGATCTTAGAAATCTATTCGCAATTTCGTGGCCACATGTCCCCAAAACGAAGTTATCTGATGCAGTATTCAAAAAAATGAAAAGAGGTTCCATCTTTGTTCGAACTACAAAAAATGAATTAGGACTACCTCCACTAAATATATCTTCACATCCTGTTGAAATGGGAGAAAAACAAGCCGAAATATATTCAGCATTATGTCGATCTTATCGTGGGGCTTTTTCTTTATCGCCATCAGAAGAATCCTACTTTGGTGCAAAAGGCAGAGCAGTTATGACTCTAATAGCTGCGGCAAGCAATCCTGGGCTTTTGGCTGGTATTACGCGTGAAGATGCTTATTTAGGTTTAGAATGGCCACCGAAGGACTTTCTACTATCTGATAGTTTGCTGGATCTTGTTCAACGATATGCTTCCATTGAAATGCCTCCTAAATATAAATGGATTAGAGAATTTGGCGAAAAAGCGCATAATGAAAACCGAAAGGTATTAGTTTGGAGCAATTTAATCGGGAATATCTTAGCATTATGTAGAGTCCTTGAACCTCTAAACCCAGTTGTAATATATGGCTCTACAAGCAATGAAGATAGAGTCTCTGGAATTAAAAAGTTTAGAAATGATCCTAGCTGCTCAATACTGATAAGTAATCCTCAAACACTAGGAGAAGGTGTCAGTTTGCACAAGGAATGCCACGATGCTATATTTTTAGACAGATCATACAACGCTGGGCAGTACCTCCAATCGTTAGACCGAATACATCGACTAGGATTGCACAAAAATCAAAAAACAAATATTCATTTACTTATATCCAAATTTTCTATAGACCAAAGAATTGCTCCAAGAATAGAGTATAAAATAGATCAGCTTGCGCAGGCTTTAAATGATGAAGGTTTAGTCAAAAATAGTCTGCCTGACGAAAATGAAGTTTATCCAGATGAAATATTGGGAATTGATCAATTTGATTTAGACGATCTCTTTTCTCATTTAAAATCTTATGAATAA
- a CDS encoding ParB N-terminal domain-containing protein, with amino-acid sequence MTERKEMISRELSQYEKSKSNATYSIDFRGKKIYLPVIRVEADLLILNHKNNRLSCQLLDYPNREQIETNPELSESQKILVDLLAKTDKFKELKEQLKTLGQREPGLITREGLVVNGNTRIAAMRMLGMRYVEVAVLPDNVNESDVLDIEMLLQVTDLVHQDYTFTNELLLMKRFLDNGGSEKELARKMAWVRAGERKVRLHMRLLNYIEEVRSLSSPPIPYSAFDSKKQHLKDLDDDYIRLKNEGDIESAEKLKWSRLSMVFLGLNKDQIRAIDEDFVSDHLVSRLSGEDNNNAIKFIESYKDNNVDDGYGDLLGPAESNSYNMKNFLKDILNDKSQRDDSGEITADLNGMISQISWNARRASEKIIDEQKYESAKAEPSEILKDIRAKLQSVREKLPEIVNSNGFKKGTFIYDLKKVTYEIDNIHKIIAD; translated from the coding sequence ATGACAGAAAGAAAAGAAATGATCTCCAGGGAACTATCCCAGTACGAAAAAAGCAAATCTAATGCTACATATTCAATTGATTTTCGCGGAAAAAAGATATATTTACCAGTAATAAGAGTCGAGGCAGATTTGCTAATTTTAAATCATAAAAACAACAGATTGTCTTGTCAACTTCTTGACTATCCTAACAGAGAACAAATAGAAACGAACCCTGAATTGTCTGAGTCACAGAAAATATTAGTGGATCTATTAGCGAAGACAGACAAGTTCAAGGAACTCAAAGAGCAGCTCAAAACACTTGGACAAAGAGAACCAGGCTTAATCACAAGAGAAGGTTTGGTAGTTAACGGCAACACAAGAATTGCAGCAATGAGAATGCTTGGAATGAGGTATGTTGAAGTTGCTGTACTCCCCGACAATGTAAACGAATCCGATGTACTTGATATTGAAATGCTTCTTCAAGTAACCGACTTGGTTCATCAGGATTATACTTTTACAAATGAACTATTGCTAATGAAAAGGTTTCTCGATAACGGTGGAAGTGAAAAAGAATTAGCTAGAAAAATGGCTTGGGTGAGAGCTGGTGAGAGAAAAGTAAGATTGCACATGAGGTTATTAAACTATATAGAAGAAGTAAGGAGTCTTTCCTCACCACCTATACCATACTCAGCATTTGATTCAAAAAAACAACATTTAAAAGACTTAGACGATGATTATATTAGACTTAAAAATGAAGGCGATATCGAATCAGCGGAAAAATTGAAATGGTCTAGATTATCAATGGTCTTCCTTGGATTAAACAAAGACCAAATTCGAGCCATTGATGAAGACTTCGTAAGCGACCATCTTGTATCGCGCCTTTCTGGTGAGGACAATAACAATGCCATCAAGTTTATCGAGTCCTATAAGGATAATAATGTAGATGATGGGTACGGGGACTTATTGGGGCCAGCAGAATCCAATTCTTACAACATGAAAAACTTCTTAAAGGACATATTGAATGACAAATCACAACGAGACGACTCAGGAGAAATTACTGCAGATCTTAATGGAATGATTAGTCAAATTTCTTGGAACGCGAGAAGAGCCAGCGAGAAGATTATTGATGAACAGAAATATGAAAGCGCTAAAGCAGAACCCAGTGAAATATTAAAAGACATAAGAGCCAAACTGCAAAGCGTAAGAGAAAAACTACCAGAAATTGTGAATTCTAATGGCTTTAAGAAAGGGACTTTTATATATGATCTTAAGAAGGTTACTTATGAGATAGATAATATACATAAAATTATAGCTGACTGA
- a CDS encoding restriction endonuclease PLD domain-containing protein yields MFLPTYVDYPYERLPLTIRKGNNEQVPYTSGLNWGQRPGRNQDQAYLAVPAHIQKSGFFPLAGEIFKVYTDDGEIWDCARRQANGKAIHTIDDNSKLGLYFRKRLNLYPGDLITINHLLNYGRTSVEFYKKSRYEFILDFNSYK; encoded by the coding sequence ATGTTTCTACCGACGTATGTAGACTATCCCTACGAAAGATTGCCACTTACCATAAGAAAAGGCAATAACGAGCAAGTTCCTTATACGTCTGGTTTAAATTGGGGACAACGCCCGGGAAGAAATCAAGATCAAGCATATCTCGCTGTACCGGCCCACATTCAAAAATCTGGCTTTTTCCCATTAGCAGGAGAGATTTTCAAAGTTTACACAGATGATGGTGAGATTTGGGATTGTGCTAGACGTCAAGCGAATGGAAAAGCCATACATACAATAGATGACAATTCAAAACTAGGTTTATATTTTCGCAAAAGATTAAATCTATATCCCGGAGATTTAATTACAATCAATCATTTGTTAAATTACGGTCGAACAAGTGTAGAATTTTATAAAAAGTCTAGGTATGAGTTTATACTTGATTTCAATTCATACAAATAG
- a CDS encoding very short patch repair endonuclease, producing the protein MSRIKSKDTTPEMRVRTILHRSGFRYRLHVNKLPGVPDIVLPRYNTVVFVNGCFWHRHADCKRCTFPNSNEEYWKKKFDNTMERDQRNINALQGLGWNVIIIWECEIGDASVIDDIKRKIISGQNRL; encoded by the coding sequence ATGAGTAGGATTAAATCTAAAGATACTACTCCGGAGATGCGAGTGAGAACGATCCTACATCGGTCAGGGTTTCGGTACAGATTGCATGTCAATAAACTTCCCGGGGTTCCGGATATAGTTCTGCCAAGGTATAATACTGTAGTTTTTGTGAATGGATGCTTCTGGCACAGGCATGCTGACTGTAAGCGCTGTACATTTCCTAATAGCAATGAAGAATATTGGAAAAAAAAGTTTGATAATACCATGGAGAGAGATCAAAGAAATATTAATGCGTTGCAGGGTCTTGGATGGAACGTTATTATAATTTGGGAGTGCGAAATCGGTGATGCTTCAGTCATCGATGACATAAAAAGGAAAATCATAAGTGGACAAAATCGTTTATAA
- a CDS encoding DNA cytosine methyltransferase, with the protein MDKIVYKLGELFCGPGGIARGAELASLETDSAEFSIKHVWATDYHKDTCATYRANFFKNSEDRVIQEDIRKLDFQILKDLSEIDGLAFGFPCNDFSLVGEQKGTDGEYGPLYTYGSKALVEFQPKWFLAENVGGLASSNEGKAFVSILDSFRSCGYNLFPHLYKFEQYGVPQARHRIIIIGIRHDLNIDFKIPAPTKEIKTAKQALENIPDWATNQELTKQSPRVVDRLSYIKPGENAFTADIPAHLQLNVKGAKISQIYKKIDPDKPSYTVTGSGGGGTHMYHWEENRALTNRERARLQTFPDYHVFEGSKESVRRQIGMAVPVDGVRLIFESLLKCFADVSYPFIQPSFDVLRYDDDPSEIEVVKQRLIQEVSGSVNELL; encoded by the coding sequence GTGGACAAAATCGTTTATAAATTAGGGGAGTTATTTTGTGGGCCAGGTGGAATCGCAAGAGGTGCTGAATTAGCTTCATTAGAAACCGATTCCGCCGAATTCTCAATAAAGCATGTATGGGCAACAGATTATCATAAAGATACATGCGCTACCTATCGAGCGAACTTTTTCAAAAATTCCGAAGATAGAGTGATTCAAGAAGATATTCGTAAGCTAGATTTCCAAATACTGAAGGATTTATCAGAAATTGATGGGTTAGCATTTGGCTTTCCGTGTAATGACTTTAGTTTAGTAGGTGAACAAAAGGGAACCGATGGAGAGTATGGCCCCTTGTATACTTATGGCTCCAAAGCATTAGTTGAATTTCAACCTAAATGGTTTTTAGCGGAAAATGTTGGTGGATTAGCTAGCTCAAATGAGGGAAAAGCATTTGTTTCTATATTAGATTCATTTAGAAGCTGTGGTTATAATTTATTTCCACATTTATATAAATTCGAACAATATGGAGTTCCACAAGCAAGGCACAGAATCATAATCATTGGAATTAGGCATGATTTAAATATTGATTTTAAAATACCTGCGCCTACAAAGGAAATTAAGACTGCCAAACAGGCGTTAGAGAACATACCAGATTGGGCTACAAATCAAGAGCTTACAAAACAATCACCACGAGTTGTAGACCGACTGTCATATATTAAGCCGGGTGAAAATGCTTTTACTGCAGATATCCCGGCTCATTTACAATTAAATGTAAAAGGCGCCAAAATTAGTCAAATATATAAAAAAATTGATCCTGATAAGCCTTCTTATACAGTTACTGGCAGTGGCGGCGGTGGTACACACATGTATCATTGGGAGGAAAATCGAGCACTTACAAACAGAGAGCGGGCTCGGCTGCAAACATTTCCTGATTATCATGTATTTGAGGGATCCAAAGAAAGTGTGAGAAGACAAATTGGGATGGCGGTTCCTGTAGATGGGGTACGTTTAATTTTTGAATCGTTACTAAAATGCTTTGCTGATGTAAGTTATCCTTTTATCCAGCCATCATTTGATGTTTTGAGATATGACGACGATCCTTCTGAAATAGAGGTGGTCAAACAAAGGCTAATCCAAGAAGTCAGCGGAAGTGTAAATGAACTGCTTTAG
- a CDS encoding McrB family protein, with product MTVYLAKITNEANIARIFRKEKFVHDQIYNFEKDIKIGDYIFLYLGGDKKKINWQQGLIGCGRIVRAPYDKGYDKKNNKYFKIEIQPEYILNKPIEPRQTKLHPKFAQELYSVPYVGANHFQTQAIAQAQDKGAEALFLLLQDENSDIFKNLDLDFLKSYKNRKLKNVVFCFFPKPFLLLAGISGTGKTRFVREQAELSAESYGIEQGTNYCLVPVRPDWHEPSDLLGYVSRINGTRYVVTGFLRFMVQALLAAVDEIRDGKLVYKSPQEIPPYWLCLDEMNLAPVEQYFADYLSVLETRQWNGNTYTSDAMMNASLLQQLQSENLKDREQTAFDILIQDLLGDGDSSSMNEFKEGFREYVLENGIPLPPNLIVAGTVNMDETTHGFSRKVIDRAFTIDFQEFFPNDFATFFQPEALPIGLSFSTVTQIGSISDLQHVPADPDGAQSIAFLTRINEVLKNTPFELAYRALNELLLSLHCFSPATTEELCAVWDDFLMQKVLPRIEGDSQKLVSISVHSEPFAGEDQKKYGKGSILHALYSELRNETMLGPIWPASSEDVEIDETRPDLLRRGVDGQPLKVGCRSRKKLEWMMQRLKANHFTDFWV from the coding sequence GTGACTGTATATCTCGCCAAAATTACAAACGAAGCAAATATTGCTAGAATATTCAGGAAAGAAAAATTTGTACATGATCAAATTTATAATTTTGAGAAAGATATTAAAATTGGTGACTATATTTTCTTATACTTGGGTGGTGATAAGAAAAAAATAAATTGGCAACAAGGACTTATTGGCTGTGGTAGAATTGTTCGTGCTCCATACGATAAAGGATACGACAAAAAAAATAATAAATATTTTAAAATTGAAATCCAACCAGAGTATATATTGAATAAGCCCATTGAACCTCGTCAAACTAAACTACACCCCAAATTCGCACAGGAATTATATTCTGTGCCTTATGTAGGTGCTAACCACTTTCAAACTCAAGCAATCGCCCAAGCGCAAGATAAAGGGGCCGAGGCATTATTCCTTCTATTACAGGATGAAAATAGTGATATATTTAAAAATTTAGATTTAGATTTTTTAAAATCATATAAAAATAGAAAATTGAAAAATGTGGTTTTCTGTTTTTTCCCAAAACCCTTCCTCCTATTAGCCGGTATTTCTGGAACAGGAAAAACACGTTTCGTCCGTGAACAGGCCGAGCTTTCTGCCGAGAGTTATGGTATAGAACAGGGGACTAACTACTGCCTGGTACCTGTTCGGCCGGACTGGCATGAGCCGTCTGATCTGTTGGGCTATGTGTCCCGCATAAACGGTACACGCTATGTAGTGACCGGATTCTTGCGCTTTATGGTGCAGGCTTTACTGGCTGCTGTGGATGAAATCCGCGATGGTAAGCTGGTATATAAATCCCCGCAAGAGATTCCCCCATACTGGCTCTGCTTGGACGAGATGAACCTGGCACCAGTAGAGCAGTATTTTGCCGATTACCTTTCTGTTCTGGAGACCCGCCAGTGGAATGGTAATACCTACACGAGCGATGCAATGATGAATGCTTCTTTACTGCAGCAGCTGCAATCAGAAAATCTTAAAGACAGAGAGCAAACCGCTTTTGATATTCTTATACAGGATCTATTGGGCGATGGGGATTCCAGTTCCATGAACGAATTTAAGGAAGGCTTTCGTGAGTATGTGCTGGAAAACGGTATTCCTCTGCCCCCTAATTTAATAGTGGCGGGCACAGTCAACATGGATGAAACTACCCATGGGTTTTCCCGTAAGGTGATTGACCGTGCCTTTACCATTGATTTCCAGGAGTTCTTTCCCAACGATTTTGCCACATTCTTCCAGCCTGAGGCTCTGCCAATAGGACTCTCGTTTTCAACCGTTACACAGATTGGCAGCATATCAGATTTACAACATGTTCCAGCTGATCCGGACGGAGCTCAATCAATCGCCTTTCTTACACGCATAAATGAGGTGTTAAAAAACACCCCATTTGAACTTGCCTACCGAGCATTAAATGAACTGCTGCTTTCCCTGCATTGTTTTTCGCCTGCGACTACAGAAGAACTGTGTGCAGTGTGGGATGATTTTCTTATGCAAAAAGTGCTGCCTCGTATAGAGGGAGACAGTCAGAAGCTTGTAAGTATATCGGTGCATAGCGAGCCGTTTGCTGGAGAAGATCAGAAGAAATACGGGAAAGGTTCCATATTGCACGCGTTGTATTCTGAGCTTCGGAACGAGACCATGTTAGGACCTATCTGGCCAGCATCATCAGAAGATGTAGAAATAGACGAAACGCGCCCCGACTTGCTTCGCCGAGGAGTAGACGGACAGCCTTTGAAGGTCGGCTGCCGCAGCAGAAAAAAACTAGAATGGATGATGCAGCGATTAAAGGCCAATCATTTCACTGACTTCTGGGTATAG
- a CDS encoding DUF2357 domain-containing protein, whose protein sequence is MSNVVLRCGPITVHSSKAAERYTAAKTALFGNDEASKLHTARYSFRGIHANKLELFEDTPVELTQPDEPAGAYSAHELKPVFFDQTPYMFSVALPEAENAYLFTPLADLADSAVWEPDLKRLQVPLNFGNDLGEFHLCWEWITSDGSRHNGEFIAQVYSTKLDIHSHFQTMLEDVQKSFDWIRLDLLRRTSWGWEHDDSASADVQTWLAVFQQVRADMEERLWKLVKQHRRRLVPEQYTIRPERIRCMRPRQEERVFAGMQDNPSKRYRIERKVLDADTPENRYMKYILSHSLKTLRHVCDVLEPMPRVSAVFKQRLQEWDRDWSVLQQHRFWRGIGPFRGLRKESLVLSQDPLYAGIRRSWFLLQYGMQLLERDLRGGIQNVAQLYEVWCLVQLDEIVKRAGWVRDSHDTRINLGPDELPLFSSIDEISSGTHVLEYYPEGQNSEDYIAKLSLLFQPRIDDKPRNTYWPGAMSVPVTQQPDIVLRLERSDLAGCPVYTWIFDAKYRLSDRQDAPDDAVNQLHRYRDAILWSNPGIQSVSISRESIGGYVLYPGTEQANPQRSAQLASIATSNIGAYPLRPNCSQELLAQSIRGRLQMYTGQPDQWAGRPENLPSQRQSKSIVSARLLIDLDQVGGNPPENPYVFIPLQKLVVGEYQPASWDFVSFADSDTCFRVVQSIQVPFDTAQALCQQARQKFPPSLSQASGGDILTLVLAAAENQGAEQGGVQITVDCN, encoded by the coding sequence ATGAGTAATGTGGTGCTCCGGTGTGGACCAATTACGGTGCACAGCAGCAAGGCAGCAGAGCGGTATACGGCTGCTAAGACTGCCTTGTTTGGGAATGACGAAGCTTCCAAGCTGCATACTGCCCGTTACAGCTTCCGAGGTATACACGCAAATAAACTAGAATTATTTGAGGATACTCCGGTTGAGTTAACTCAACCAGATGAGCCAGCGGGGGCGTATTCTGCGCATGAATTAAAGCCTGTGTTCTTTGATCAGACCCCCTATATGTTCAGTGTTGCATTACCCGAAGCGGAGAATGCTTATTTGTTTACGCCCCTGGCTGATCTGGCTGACAGCGCTGTCTGGGAACCTGATTTAAAGCGCCTGCAAGTGCCGCTGAATTTCGGCAATGATTTGGGTGAATTCCATCTGTGTTGGGAGTGGATTACTTCCGACGGCAGTCGTCATAATGGCGAATTTATTGCCCAGGTGTATTCGACCAAGTTGGACATTCATTCGCATTTTCAGACCATGCTGGAAGATGTGCAAAAATCCTTTGATTGGATACGACTTGATCTACTGCGGCGCACATCCTGGGGCTGGGAGCATGATGATTCTGCCAGCGCCGATGTGCAGACCTGGCTGGCAGTGTTTCAGCAAGTGCGGGCGGATATGGAAGAGCGCCTTTGGAAGCTGGTCAAACAGCATCGCCGCCGTCTGGTCCCCGAGCAGTACACCATTCGACCTGAGCGTATTCGATGCATGCGACCCCGTCAGGAAGAGCGGGTTTTCGCAGGAATGCAAGACAACCCTTCTAAACGCTACCGAATTGAGCGCAAGGTTCTGGATGCCGACACACCCGAAAATCGTTACATGAAGTATATTTTGAGCCACAGCCTCAAGACCCTGCGTCATGTATGTGATGTGCTGGAGCCTATGCCGCGTGTATCAGCAGTATTTAAACAGCGTTTGCAGGAATGGGATCGTGATTGGAGTGTGCTGCAGCAGCACCGTTTTTGGCGCGGTATTGGTCCCTTCCGGGGCCTCCGTAAGGAATCCCTCGTACTCTCGCAAGACCCCCTCTATGCCGGCATCCGTCGATCCTGGTTTTTGCTCCAATACGGCATGCAGCTTTTGGAACGTGATTTGCGAGGCGGTATACAAAATGTCGCACAATTATATGAAGTCTGGTGTTTAGTGCAGCTGGACGAGATAGTGAAGAGAGCAGGTTGGGTCCGCGATTCTCACGATACGCGAATTAATCTGGGACCGGATGAGCTGCCGCTCTTTTCCAGTATCGACGAGATTTCAAGCGGGACACATGTGCTGGAATACTATCCGGAAGGACAAAATAGCGAAGATTATATTGCTAAATTATCCTTGCTGTTTCAGCCTCGAATTGACGACAAGCCGCGGAATACGTACTGGCCAGGCGCAATGTCGGTGCCGGTTACCCAACAACCGGATATAGTACTCCGGTTGGAGCGGTCTGATCTCGCCGGTTGTCCTGTGTACACCTGGATATTCGATGCAAAATATCGCCTGTCAGATCGCCAAGACGCTCCTGACGATGCGGTGAATCAGCTCCATCGGTATCGAGACGCAATACTCTGGAGCAATCCAGGTATACAGTCCGTTAGCATAAGCCGTGAAAGCATTGGCGGATATGTCTTGTACCCCGGGACAGAGCAGGCAAATCCACAACGCAGTGCGCAGCTTGCCTCCATAGCCACGAGTAATATAGGTGCGTATCCACTACGGCCAAATTGTTCGCAAGAATTACTTGCGCAATCAATCCGCGGGCGGTTGCAGATGTATACCGGTCAGCCAGATCAGTGGGCTGGCCGTCCAGAGAATCTACCGAGTCAGCGCCAATCGAAGTCAATTGTTTCGGCCAGGTTGTTAATTGACCTGGATCAGGTAGGCGGCAATCCTCCAGAAAATCCTTATGTCTTTATCCCGCTGCAAAAATTGGTTGTAGGGGAATATCAGCCGGCAAGCTGGGACTTTGTTTCGTTTGCTGACAGCGATACCTGTTTTCGAGTCGTTCAAAGCATCCAAGTACCCTTTGATACAGCACAGGCATTATGCCAGCAAGCTCGGCAAAAGTTTCCGCCATCGCTATCTCAAGCATCCGGAGGAGATATACTAACCCTTGTGTTAGCTGCGGCCGAGAACCAGGGGGCTGAGCAGGGTGGCGTACAGATCACGGTAGACTGTAATTAG